The DNA sequence CTGACCCGGTTGCAAGAGTGAATCGTCAGGATTCATAAGGATGAATTTACAGTAGTTTGAATAGTTTGGTTAAATAAACTTAATTATCTGCTGTAATTCTTCCAAATGTACCCAGACTAATTCGGTTTGAATATTCTGTAATCAACCCTGTAATGGGCATAGGGAAGATCTTGGGGCTCGATTAGTCGTTCGTACTTCAATCCTAACTGCCGGCAAATTCTTCGAATTTCCCCTTCACTCCAGAATTTCCCCATGTCGTTTTTACCAAGGGCCCTTTTGATGCGGTGCTTCCAGACCTGCGACCTTTTGGGGTAATAGGCACGAATGAGCGTAGAGTCGGGTACATCCCCGATGAACATGCAGCCTCCGGGTTTCAGCAACCTTGCCATGGATTCAATGCTAGCAAATCCGAGTGCATAGCGATCCAAATATTGGAAAGAGAAATACAGGGAAATCTTATCGAAAGAATTGGATTCCCAGCTGTTTAGCGTAGCCGCATTTCCCACTGCATAGCTGATATTGGGACCTGAAGCTGAAGCATTGGCCAAGTCAATTTGGACATTCGACAAGTCTACCCCCACTACATGATCGCAGCGTTTTGCCAGCCGGGAGGTCAATGCCCCATTGCCACAGCATACATCCATCAGGCGATCAGATGGCTGCAAATCCAATCCCTCTGAAATATGCTCGACGATTCGATCGAGCATTCCGGATTGGTTGCTTCCATGACCTCCGATCCGAGCGACCTGACTGTTGGGGTCTTGACTGCTTTCGGCGACTTGGTTCCAAAAAGACTTCCAATCCATAGATTCACACTATTCGGTGGGAGTAGTCACCTTCAGTTTTGGGAAAAGTGACCGAGCAGAAAGGTTGGTCACCTCCGCAACCGTGGCTTGAGAAACACCGTGGAGTTCTGCAATTTTCTCCGCAACATATTTGGTGTAGCTACTTTCGTTTCGGCGGGGCTTGTCCTTGCGATGGGGGACAGGAGGCAAATAGGGACTATCGGTCTCCAAAATGAGAAAATCCAAAGGAGTTGATTGCACCATGGCTTGAACGTCCTTCCGATAGGTGACAATCCCCCCGATTCCCATTTTGAACGTACCAAACGCCTGAATGCGCTGAGATTGCTCAATATTTCCATCGAAGCAATGGACAACGCCAGTCAGTTTGTCGGGCCCAAAGGATTCGATTGCGTCCAATACTTCATCGATTGCATCCCGTGCATGCAGGATGATAGGAAGCTGATATTGGGCGGCCCATTCCATCTGGATGTTCAGTGCCGCTTGTTGGCGTTCTAAGGTGGTTTTGTCCCAATAAAGGTCCAGGCCCGTTTCGCCAATGGCGCAATATCTATCAGGGAAGTCTTGGAGGTATTGGTGAAGCACAGCCAACTGATCCTCGAAGTGAGGCTCTACATGGCACGGGTGAAGTCCCATGGCTGGAAAAAAGAATTCCGGATCACGCTCCATCAGCGCATGCATGCCGGGGATGCTTGTATCGTCGATATTGGGAAGGACGATGGCATGAAGAACCTCCTTGGCTCGCTGAATGACCGCATCAAGATCCTGGTCGAACTTGTTGCTGTAGAGGTGGGAATGTGTATCGATGATTTTGTGCATGTGCCTCGATTATTGGCCCAAAGATAGCCATCTTCCCCATTATCCCTCATGGCGGATATGCACGTTTTTCGGGATTCCCTAGAAAGAAATGGAGAATACAGCCCTGCGCTCATTTCCGACCTGATCCTTCGCGGAGATCGTCAATTCATGGATACCGGGACTCGGGCGTTCCTCACCCCATTGATAGGTGATTCTGTCGGTCTTGTAGTCATAGACAAATGGCACCCACTGTCCATCCAATTCTCCCCGAATGGAGAGGTGGTCCAGACCTGAGAATTCATCCTCGACTCGGCAAGAAATGCGTTGGGTGCGACTAGAGATCCTGGTTCCCTGCTTGAAATTGTGCGGACGGATGGTGGGAGCTGTTTCGTCCTTCATGAGGCAATATTCTCCAAAGGATCTGATGCTGGCATACATATTCCCGTATCCACCAGCGGTATTGCCGGCATATTCCCACTTGCCGCGCGATTTGACCGCTACCACCAATTTGTCCAATTCAGTGGGTCGATTGGGCTGTAGACTCACCACATACTCCTTGAATACCGGAATTTGGGAATTGCCCACTCGGTATCGGTCGCTGAACATGTCAGGACTTCCAGGTAGGCGTTGAATCGTCAAATGAACCTGATCGAAAACCGAATGATGCGGGAAGTATAGCTGCATTTCCCCGAAAGGAATCATGCTGCTTTGATCCGATCGAATCAACGTTTGTAGTGGAATGTCCAATTGGTGAAGGCTGTCCGCAGTGGCTACGGATTGGGGGTAGGTATATGGGTCGAGGGTTTCGAGGAAAATCCATTGACCATCCTGCGAATATGCGGGGTGCCAAGTATCCATTTCCCCATTTTTCCGGGCAACTTTCAATCCTTGTTGTTGG is a window from the Pontibacter sp. G13 genome containing:
- a CDS encoding TatD family hydrolase — translated: MHKIIDTHSHLYSNKFDQDLDAVIQRAKEVLHAIVLPNIDDTSIPGMHALMERDPEFFFPAMGLHPCHVEPHFEDQLAVLHQYLQDFPDRYCAIGETGLDLYWDKTTLERQQAALNIQMEWAAQYQLPIILHARDAIDEVLDAIESFGPDKLTGVVHCFDGNIEQSQRIQAFGTFKMGIGGIVTYRKDVQAMVQSTPLDFLILETDSPYLPPVPHRKDKPRRNESSYTKYVAEKIAELHGVSQATVAEVTNLSARSLFPKLKVTTPTE
- a CDS encoding methyltransferase domain-containing protein, whose protein sequence is MDWKSFWNQVAESSQDPNSQVARIGGHGSNQSGMLDRIVEHISEGLDLQPSDRLMDVCCGNGALTSRLAKRCDHVVGVDLSNVQIDLANASASGPNISYAVGNAATLNSWESNSFDKISLYFSFQYLDRYALGFASIESMARLLKPGGCMFIGDVPDSTLIRAYYPKRSQVWKHRIKRALGKNDMGKFWSEGEIRRICRQLGLKYERLIEPQDLPYAHYRVDYRIFKPN